One part of the Haliotis asinina isolate JCU_RB_2024 chromosome 2, JCU_Hal_asi_v2, whole genome shotgun sequence genome encodes these proteins:
- the LOC137273192 gene encoding serine-rich adhesin for platelets-like, whose amino-acid sequence MDELFATNTGPPATAGDGAFERFLTAAIAAIITIMFSWRLLATEENLGGGEGAVGGTPVSMGREVPKVVMKKAIKMAKAAGYTEESKQLEKEQGLSEEGKKDDFIGSGSGVNTVTSPDLHSEQFITCWEERPRLNDDEEGLLERTQLKGLSTEAEMDVGVNGFSRGNPEYRDILDDDRYRPFDGGAEFGDNTEPRELDSDEEMYCGTMLETIMEEDSDDMCSTSTGSDADSLGRTGEFGYYELNAEGDYEGDHAEEGGCTVHVMEDGSELSTSVITIASGATWPVRAVRDEFGDNVSYDEPAVASSSEGTDNRYDAQRKSGLPPGDTADDSNSDGSDESVVTVVTRQLSEEKESPINSQEFSFTNTGQIEIVPVRTRATSQVLNVAPVSVQSTFQAIQPDEPYPTDDQHTPATTAGVDEGLQYENSAEATDIPSPSQDSGVYSIETRVDDEKVRGSLEGIDELEEKFDINSNVDPSAKESDNYSASRNASRVLNIETVNKESVESDDSVNENARRLNIVYGDATDVPDYKDAYVSSAVEKTPKGFIFSRFELETTDYEEKVYTTDRATHTVVAKLVAEEKFIPTEQTDADIREQFANLGDGDKIETSPKTFAKAGSSRETNVDEIFETDSGSRPLILRPGSPEKKRMHLGTENKQTNIADPTKRLQRSQHETNIDDHEGLRYQDAVSHETNGITKHTLTMTDSAAPPEKFLRMDKTDGSRSHRIVPLTKETSDADRVVKTDGGKSRETNIGDTASMAKRLSSASQGESPPEKILRIGSSKSLVTVIDDSKSSTTLSDTGKGQGLLGTEKTLTFVTESRETITDSRHFSEFTMSQKQSQETNKLEDIHHMQQTQSRETLIDDPRVSGPRQETGTIHRTVNVKEVHHDHQPLETRIDDIASIVSQELNINKTSKETLIDDVPTSKIRTSLQDRTGQRETIRGRETVIDDVISSESEELKTNRTSKETLIDGVPASKVHTSLQDRTGQRETSRSRETVIDDVANRVSQELNTNKISRETLIDDVPASKIRTSLQDRTEQSDTPISRETVIDDVGSTSSTRFMTSGPVKVKSPAHGSQETLIDDVVSKQIDEKRAKAASRESLIDEIDMVLYGRTDYKMKPIEVQHKIPFPDGEPTHQIWKPSHEKVDSGMFSVGGHRETLIDDPAVSRHGLSKGSSVKQETLMHIPGTRETLIDDNRFTSTEHMFGHEGVTDVADGTLNVETPGIYETNIDDVSEIVLPERVLNIDQENVKRFRNRASLNREGSSEGLDESNGNELDKSFGDVTNRSEDMLDDVSGEKKSDAVHETQIDADENEEEWVVDEVVQDFTIMTGPEGQKSFIPGKMEHRIIHLSPEHKPSLPEGSQQSSDQAAQTSPQYVQTQQALQGKETEISLEPISSDRPTPKPRRSLRSESGLAESPHGADHHMDPTITTQVNPDGKLHLDAIDEVSWKPLSDSVKAENSPAAVRKFVMEDVIISGSHLIPRPRRQVYSEADKSNPLVAINSGDMGSYGTRSNLAHLSKDLESEGEIDFEMFAGGVNGADGFGTVIRPASESSPKHGGEQTVADGNESPDDSGFPSPDVSRQILEQFKRSKSVEHLRRKSWGMVDDESVFMPMQPKKSDSPVLSSSVQSPPIIPDSPVVSPPSMAFLMSKKGSKSVPNLVGIDDSPSIKAPISHTRESAAIVSSPVVQMTPKAGASPLTKKPSRYTKKYSTTASSPVIKAAAKAKASDSQQTTRQVIHTDIDDVVDSAAASETAVLSTAGTKSSSIEKKSPSETTFSAGIESSPVISQSPLISKSPVSMIPASPMTRHVPAIVQSPTVQLHKTVPRSSEFQQIDQSSGATISKLTGATPIISAAPKIESPAITSSPSVMMTTVKASERIDASPLISSPSITMTKDMRSFQPVHAPPLIEESPSIPVSPTIKASERTDASPLISSPSLTMTKDMRSTQPVHAPPLIEESPSIPISPTINVSERSDASPLISSPSVTMTKDKRSTQPVHGPPLIVESPSIPVSPTIKASERSDASPLISSPSVTITKDKRSTQPVHAPTLIEESPSIPISPTVKASERIDASPLISSPSVTTMKDMRSTQLVHAPPLIEVSPSIPISPTVKASERIDASPLIEESPSIPVSAAIKSSERTDASPSISTPTRSSTIPQSPTLSSPLIPDSPVIATSPTILQSPSLSAPPAILASPTVSIPDSPPVSMTAAPTEEDTSFEDQWSFGSQKKHRSLKEIKRKYSSKNFKSMQMPPTPNIGQFVVPPKSVLTARHKINAYRKRFLSEGNLLDDSESQLNDQFNEHKESLTTKYKSPRRPGQKTPSSYRSQDNLERFTLAFPNFLLDDSSEGRPSIDELHKNCIFTPEGRKDIMNKTLSIENLSLDLGAHLRRYGSVTSLYETDIDTGETSETIPFPETDLDLWFSLQHPIERAVSMTDLRSEHSHRIGTGKGRFAHRNVPKSKSLQTLETNLDDEEDELKRVPSVHELRVTKSLSKLNIPDWFKNSSLSKSGSCILRHGSTSTMSSWGFNPSLTSSPCPSVTSTGNVVIKTRVSPSSSMRLFKSPKFASVPTLPKTPEERLPKAPIKLPSEMLKKSDKPKALEKIPIVPFAQIRAMFEAKAANERARMKDSAVRQDSVSSKVSVKAASPVPVVTVSPSEIVVLESSPKRPRSPPVIAPDQAKISHAPVLQKGPSANAGDTSQPWRRPLSPSTVSPQRPLSPTETTIPQRTTSPLGSASSHRSTSPTASTSPQRPLSPAESSSPRSISPLGQLSGPEDANRSFSPSDRMRPINPDGPHNRSMSSTGSMSPPRSISPGGILSPRGYSAYGNNEQPASPESPPQSPVEKGGPKGILGPTVRFVETEKIEIKDNKPSKPSGKKTDFFKRLQVFQRSDKDKKNNKAEDTSKSPPQKQVPATKLKSAFEPFSRNSKSIESAPTIQAPNSRAAPKSPTRTEAETKLVEEAPVLQTPNSQSIESAPTLKAPSRMATEPARNSSEIFSHDRNSHTRQEPRNGASHEPPASPVRVGNPGQSLPTPVLTPTPFSRSSTSEEKKRSMKETTV is encoded by the exons ATGGACGAGTTATTCGCGACAAACACGGGACCACCGGCGACCGCTGGCGATGGAGCGTTTGAGAGATTTCTTACAGCAGCAATTGCAGCTATCATTACTATTATGTTCTCATGGAGGTTACTCGCCACGGAGGAGAATTTGGGGGGTGGGGAAGGTGCTGTGGGTGGGACCCCTGTGTCTATGGGGAGGGAAGTCCCCAAAGTTGTCATGAAAAAAGCCATTAAAATGGCAAAGGCTGCAGGATACACAGAAGAAAGTAAACAACTGGAGAAGGAACAGGGCCTCAGTGAGGAAGGTAAGAAGGATGATTTTATCGGTAGCGGCTCAGGTGTAAATACTGTGACGTCACCTGACCTACATAGCGAACAGTTTATAACGTGCTGGGAAGAGAGACCAAGATTAAATGACGATGAGGAGGGACTGTTAGAGAGGACACAATTAAAGGGGCTCTCTACTGAGGCAGAAATGGATGTAGGGGTTAACGGATTCTCCAGGGGGAACCCAGAATATAGGGACATTCTAGATGACGACAGGTACCGTCCCTTTGACGGAGGGGCGGAGTTCGGGGACAATACTGAACCACGTGAATTAGATTCCGACGAGGAAATGTATTGTGGGACAATGTTAGAAACTATAATGGAAGAAGATTCGGATGACATGTGTAGTACAAGCACGGGCAGTGATGCTGATTCGTTAGGGAGAACTGGGGAGTTTGGCTACTATGAGCTTAACGCTGAGGGGGATTACGAGGGGGATCATGCTGAGGAAGGGGGTTGCACGGTGCACGTGATGGAGGACGGGTCTGAACTCAGTACGAGTGTGATAACTATTGCTAGTGGTGCTACGTGGCCCGTAAGGGCCGTAAGGGATGAATTCGGTGACAACGTTTCATATGACGAGCCAGCTGTTGCTAGTTCTAGTGAGGGTACAGACAACCGTTACGATGCGCAGAGAAAGAGCGGGCTGCCTCCGGGTGATACAGCAGACGATAGCAATTCTGATGGTAGTGACGAGTCTGTGGTAACTGTGGTAACGAGGCAACTATCTGAAGAGAAAGAAAGCCCAATAAATTCACAAGAATTCAGCTTTACAAACACAGGTCAAATCGAAATTGTCCCTGTGAGAACACGCGCAACAAGCCAAGTTTTAAATGTTGCACCCGTATCTGTTCAGTCCACCTTCCAGGCTATACAACCCGATGAACCGTATCCGACTGACGATCAACACACGCCCGCTACGACAGCAGGCGTTGACGAGGGCttacaatatgaaaattctGCAGAAGCCACCGATATACCGTCACCTTCACAGGACTCAGGGGTCTATTCGATTGAAACTCGAGTAGACGACGAGAAAGTACGCGGATCGCTCGAGGGTATTGACGAACTTGAAGAAAAGTTCGATATTAACAGTAACGTTGATCCCAGTGCCAAAGAATCGGATAATTATAGTGCTTCCAGGAATGCAAGTCGTGTGCTGAACATTGAAACAGTGAATAAGGAATCAGTTGAGTCAGACGATTCAGTAAATGAGAATGCAAGGAGATTGAACATTGTGTATGGTGACGCGACCGATGTGCCTGACTATAAGGATGCCTATGTTTCCTCAGCTGTCGAGAAAACACCAAAAGGGTTTATTTTCTCTCGGTTTGAACTGGAAACCACCGACTATGAGGAGAAGGTGTATACAACAGACAGAGCAACACACACGGTTGTGGCAAAACTTGTTGCAGAGGAAAAGTTTATTCCCACTGAGCAAACCGATGCTGATATTCGTGAACAGTTTGCAAATCTGGGAGATGGGGACAAGATTGAGACATCGCCTAAAACATTTGCAAAGGCTGGTTCGTCTCGAGAAACTAACGTTGATGAAATCTTTGAAACAGATTCAGGGAGTCGACCTCTTATTCTCAGGCCTGGTTCACCAGAGAAGAAACGGATGCATCTAGGTACTGAAAATAAGCAAACAAACATTGCTGACCCTACCAAACGCCTTCAGCGCAGccaacatgaaacaaatattgatgACCATGAGGGGCTTAGATATCAAGACGCAGTAAGCCATGAAACAAACGGaatcacaaaacatacattAACCATGACGGACTCTGCTGCTCCCCCCGAGAAATTTCTAAGGATGGATAAGACGGATGGCTCCCGGTCCCATCGCATTGTGCCACTGACTAAGGAGACTTCTGATGCTGACAGAGTGGTGAAAACCGATGGAGGGAAATCCCGGGAGACAAACATCGGCGACACAGCCAGTATGGCTAAACGACTTTCATCCGCCAGCCAAGGGGAATCTCCCCCTGAAAAAATACTGAGAATCGGCAGTAGTAAATCTCTAGTGACTGTTATTGATGACAGTAAATCTTCAACGACTCTTTCAGACAcaggcaaaggtcaaggtcttCTCGGAACTGAGAAAACGTTGACGTTTGTCACTGAATCCCGGGAGACAATAACAGACTCGAGGCATTTTTCTGAGTTTACAATGTCCCAGAAGCAGAGTCAAGAAACAAACAAGTTAgaagacattcaccacatgcAACAGACGCAGTCGCGGGAAACGTTGATTGACGACCCCAGAGTCTCCGGCCCTAGACAAGAAACTGGTACCATCCACAGAACTGTGAATGTGAAAGAAGTTCACCATGATCACCAGCCCCTTGAAACACGTATTGATGATATAGCCAGCATAGTGTCACAGGAAttgaacataaacaaaacatctaAGGAGACACTCATAGATGATGTTCCAACGTCAAAAATCCGCACTAGTTTACAGGATCGAACAGGGCAAAGAGAAACAATCAGAGGTAGGGAAACAGTGATTGATGACGTTATCAGCTCTGAGTCGGAAGAgctgaaaacaaacagaacatcTAAAGAGACACTCATCGATGGTGTTCCAGCGTCAAAAGTCCACACTAGTTTACAGGATCGAACAGGGCAACGAGAAACATCGAGAAGTAGGGAAACAGTGATTGATGATGTGGCCAACAGAGTCTCGCAAGAACtgaatacaaacaaaatatctaGAGAGACACTCATCGATGATGTTCCAGCGTCAAAAATCCGCACTAGTTTACAGGATCGAACAGAACAAAGCGACACACCCATCAGTAGGGAAACAGTGATTGATGACGTTGGAAGTACATCATCTACCAGGTTTATGACTTCAGGACCGGTGAAGGTTAAATCTCCCGCACATGGATCCCAGGAGACACTAATTGATGATGTAGTTTCAAAACAGATAGACGAGAAACGCGCCAAAGCTGCGTCCCGTGAATCATTAATTGATGAGATAGACATGGTGTTGTACGGACGTACTGACTACAAGATGAAACCCATCGAAGTGCAGCACAAAATTCCTTTCCCTGATGGCGAACCAACTCATCAGATCTGGAAACCATCCCATGAAAAAGTAGACAGTGGGATGTTTTCTGTTGGTGGACATCGTGAAACCCTCATTGATGATCCAGCTGTTTCACGCCATGGGCTTAGCAAAGGATCATCTGTAAAACAGGAAACGCTCATGCACATTCCAGGAACACGTGAAACCTTGATTGATGATAATCGTTTCACATCAACTGAACACATGTTTGGTCACGAAGGAGTCACAGACGTGGCTGATGGGACATTGAACGTTGAGACACCAGGAATATATGAAACTAACATTGACGATGTTTCAGAAATAGTACTGCCTGAAAGAGTTTTGAACATAGATCAGGAAAATGTGAAACGCTTCAGGAATAGGGCTTCCTTAAATCGAGAGGGCAGCAGTGAAGGGTTGGATGAGAGTAATGGAAATGAACTTGATAAAAGTTTTGGTGATGTCACAAACAGAAGTGAAGATATGCTTGACGACGTCTCTGGTGAGAAGAAAAGTGATGCAGTCCATGAGACACAGATTGATGCAGACGAAAATGAGGAAGAGTGGGTAGTAGATGAAGTGGTGCAAGACTTTACTATTATGACAGGACCGGAAGGTCAAAAGAGTTTCATTCCTGGAAAGATGGAACACAGGATTATCCACTTGTCCCCAGAACACAAACCAAGCTTGCCTGAAGGTTCACAACAATCTTCGGATCAGGCAGCCCAAACCTCACCTCAATATGTACAGACACAACAGGCCCTGCAGGGCAAGGAAACAGAAATATCACTTGAGCCCATTTCATCAGACAGGCCAACTCCAAAGCCCAGAAGAAGCCTGAGGTCAGAGAGTGGATTGGCAGAATCCCCACATGGAGCTGATCATCACATGGATCCAACAATTACAACCCAGGTTAATCCTGATGGCAAATTACACTTAGATGCAATAGATGAAGTGTCGTGGAAGCCGTTAAGTGATTCTGTAAAGGCAGAGAACTCGCCTGCAGCTGTGAGAAAGTTTGTCATGGAAGATGTGATCATATCTGGCTCCCATCTCATCCCACGCCCGAGGAGACAGGTTTACAGTGAGGCTGACAAAAGTAACCCACTTGTTGCTATAAACTCTGGTGATATGGGTTCTTATGGTACCAGGTCAAACCTGGCACATCTTAGCAAAGACCTTGAATCAGAGGGAGAAATCGACTTTGAAATGTTTGCCGGTGGTGTTAATGGTGCAGATGGTTTTGGCACTGTAATAAGGCCAGCATCGGAATCTTCACCCAAGCACGGGGGAGAACAAACAGTTGCTGATGGCAATGAAAGCCCAGATGACTCGGGTTTTCCAAGTCCGGACGTTTCAAGGCAAATATTGGAGCAGTTCAAGCGATCCAAGAGTGTGGAACATCTCCGACGTAAATCATGGGGTATGGTAGATGATGAGTCAGTCTTTATGCCCATGCAACCCAAGAAGTCTGACTCTCCAGTCTTGTCATCATCAGTGCAGAGTCCGCCAATAATTCCAGATTCCCCAGTTGTTTCCCCACCTTCAATGGCATTTCTCATGTCTAAAAAAGGATCAAAGAGTGTTCCAAATCTTGTTGGAATTGATGACTCCCCTTCCATCAAAGCACCTATCTCACACACAAGAGAGTCGGCAGCGATTGTTTCATCTCCAGTAGTTCAAATGACACCAAAGGCTGGTGCTTCGCCACTTACCAAGAAGCCATCACGTTATACTAAGAAGTATTCAACAACTGCTTCATCGCCTGTGATAAAAGCAGCTGCCAAGGCGAAGGCTTCAGATTCCCAGCAAACAACACGCCAAGTCATACACACGGACATAGATGATGTGGTGGATTCTGCAGCAGCTTCAGAAACAGCAGTGCTTTCAACAGCAGGAACTAAGTCATCCTCTATTGAAAAGAAATCTCCCTCTGAGACAACATTTTCCGCTGGAATCGAGTCATCCCCTGTGATATCTCAATCTCCTTTGATATCCAAATCTCCTGTGTCCATGATACCTGCATCTCCCATGACAAGACATGTACCTGCTATTGTTCAGTCTCCCACAGTTCAGCTTCACAAGACTGTGCCTAGATCGTCAGAATTTCAACAGATTGATCAGTCCTCTGGTGCGACAATTTCAAAACTAACTGGAGCAACACCTATCATATCGGCGGCACCAAAGATAGAAAGTCCTGCGATTACTAGTTCTCCTTCAGTGATGATGACCACAGTTAAGGCCTCAGAGCGCATAGACGCGTCTCCATTGATCAGCTCTCCTTCAATAACGATGACCAAGGACATGAGATCGTTTCAACCTGTCCACGCTCCTCCGTTGATAGAGGAATCTCCTTCCATTCCAGTATCTCCCACAATCAAGGCCTCGGAACGCACAGATGCGTCTCCATTGATCAGTTCTCCTTCACTGACAATGACCAAAGACATGAGATCGACTCAACCTGTCCACGCTCCTCCGTTAATAGAAGAATCTCCTTCCATTCCAATATCGCCCACAATTAATGTCTCAGAACGCTCAGATGCGTCTCCATTGATCAGTTCTCCTTCAGTGACGATGACGAAGGACAAGAGGTCGACTCAACCTGTCCACGGTCCTCCATTGATAGTGGAATCTCCTTCCATTCCAGTATCTCCCACAATCAAGGCCTCAGAACGCTCAGATGCGTCTCCATTGATCAGTTCTCCTTCAGTGACGATTACGAAGGACAAGAGGTCGACTCAACCTGTCCACGCTCCTACGTTGATAGAGGAATCTCCTTCCATTCCAATATCGCCCACAGTAAAGGCCTCAGAACGCATAGACGCGTCTCCATTGATCAGTTCTCCTTCAGTGACGACGATGAAGGACATGAGATCGACTCAGCTTGTCCACGCTCCTCCGTTGATAGAGGTATCGCCTTCCATTCCAATATCGCCCACAGTTAAGGCCTCAGAACGCATAGACGCGTCTCCATTGATAGAAGAATCTCCTTCCATTCCAGTGTCAGCAGCTATCAAATCTTCAGAACGGACAGATGCATCTCCAAGTATTTCTACTCCAACACGTTCCTCGACGATTCCACAATCTCCTACTCTGTCATCTCCTTTGATTCCCGATTCACCGGTGATTGCCACTTCCCCAACTATTCTGCAATCACCGTCCTTGTCAGCACCGCCAGCAATACTTGCCTCGCCAACTGTTTCAATTCCGGACTCGCCACCAGTTTCAATGACTGCTGCGCCAACTGAAGAAGACACGTCCTTCGAGGACCAATGGTCTTTTGGGAGCCAAAAGAAACACAGATCTCTTAAAGAGATAAAGAGAAAATACTCCAGCAAGAACTTCAAATCTATGCAGATGCCCCCCACACCAAACATCGGACAGTTTGTTGTACCTCCCAAATCGGTGCTCACAGCCAGACACAAAATAAATGCTTACAGAAAAAGGTTCCTTAGTGAAGGCAACCTCCTGGACGATTCCGAGAGCCAACTCAACGACCAGTTTAATGAACACAAAGAATCTCTTACAACAAAATACAAGTCCCCCCGTCGTCCAGGACAGAAAACCCCAAGCAGTTACCGCAGTCAGGATAACTTGGAGAGGTTCACTCTAGCCTTTCCAAACTTCCTTTTGGATGATTCAAGTGAAGGCAGACCTAGCATCGACGAGCTTCACAAAAACTGCATTTTTACCCCAGAAGGCAGAAAAGATATTATGAACAAAACACTTTCAATTGAAAATTTGTCGTTAGATCTTGGCGCTCATTTGAGACGCTACGGTTCAGTGACATCCTTATATGAGACTGACATTGATACGGGTGAAACATCTGAAACAATACCCTTCCCTGAAACTGATCTAGACCTTTGGTTCTCTTTACAGCATCCAATAGAACGCGCTGTCAGTATGACGGACCTACGCAGTGAGCATTCTCATCGGATAGGGACAGGAAAGGGGAGATTTGCGCATCGTAACGTACCTAAGTCAAAGAGTCTTCAGACTCTTGAAACTAACCTCGATGATGAGGAAGATGAACTTAAACGTGTACCATCAGTGCATGAACTTCGTGTTACCAAGTCCTTGTCTAAGTTAAATATACCAGACTGGTTTAAGAACTCCAGCCTCTCTAAGAGCGGTAGTTGTATATTAAGGCATGGTTCCACTTCAACAATGTCGTCATGGGGCTTCAACCCCAGTCTGACATCATCTCCATGCCCGTCTGTAACATCAACTGGAAATGTGGTTATCAAAACCCGTGTATCCCCTTCCAGTAGTATGAGACTTTTTAAATCCCCTAAGTTTGCCTCAGTACCAACCTTACCCAAAACCCCTGAAGAGAGACTACCTAAAGCACCCATTAAACTGCCTAGTGAAATGTTAAAAAAGAGTGACAAACCAAAAGCTTTGGAAAAAATCCCAATAGTGCCTTTTGCTCAAATTagggcaatgtttgaagccaaAGCAGCTAATGAACGAGCTAGAATGAAGGACAGTGCAGTGCGCCAAGACTCCGTGTCATCAAAAGTTTCAGTGAAAGCCGCAAGCCCCGTGCCCGTAGTGACTGTGTCCCCTAGTGAAATTGTTGTTCTCGAAAGTAGCCCAAAGCGACCAAGGAGTCCCCCAGTTATTGCACCAGATCAAGCTAAAATTTCACATGCTCCTGTACTACAGAAGGGTCCTTCGGCAAATGCAGGAGACACTTCTCAGCCATGGAGGCGACCACTGAGTCCGAGTACTGTAAGTCCACAAAGGCCGCTTAGTCCCACTGAAACCACTATTCCTCAGAGAACTACGAGCCCCTTAGGATCAGCTAGTTCGCATAGATCCACAAGTCCCACAGCGTCCACAAGTCCTCAAAGACCCCTCAGTCCTGCTGAAAGCTCAAGTCCCAGATCAATTAGTCCTCTTGGGCAACTGAGCGGTCCAGAGGATGCAAACAGATCGTTTAGCCCTTCAGACAGGATGCGACCAATAAATCCGGATGGTCCTCACAATCGGTCCATGAGTTCCACAGGATCTATGAGCCCTCCAAGGTCAATTAGTCCTGGGGGGATTCTCAGCCCGAGAGGATACAGTGCATATGGCAACAATGAGCAGCCAGCTAGCCCAGAAAGTCCCCCACAAAGTCCAGTCGAAAAGGGTGGACCAAAGGGCATCCTTGGCCCAACAGTGAGATTCGTAGAGACTGAGAAAATAGAAATTAAGGATAACAAGCCTTCCAAACCATCTGGTAAAAAGACAGACTTTTTCAAACGTTTGCAAGTGTTCCAACGGTCCGACAAAgataagaaaaacaacaaagctGAAGACACATCGAAATCCCCACCGCAGAAACAGGTACCAGCCACCAAGCTCAAATCTGCGTTCGAACCCTTCTCACGGAATTCCAAATCTATAGAATCTGCCCCAACAATTCAAGCCCCAAACTCCCGAGCAGCCCCTAAATCTCCCACGCGCACGGAAGCCGAAACCAAACTAGTGGAGGAAGCTCCCGTGTTACAAACACCTAATTCACAATCCATTGAGTCCGCCCCCACCCTAAAAGCACCTTCCCGTATGGCAACAGAGCCCGCAAGGAACTCAAGTGAAATTTTCTCACACGATCGCAATTCTCATACTCGGCAAGAGCCTCGCAATGGGGCTTCACATGAGCCCCCGGCGAGTCCAGTCAGGGTAGGTAATCCAGGGCAGAGCCTGCCCACGCCTGTGCTAACACCCACACCATTCTCTAGATCTTCAACGTCAGAAGAAAAGAAACGAAGCATGAAAG AAACCACGGTATAG